One genomic segment of Sorex araneus isolate mSorAra2 chromosome X, mSorAra2.pri, whole genome shotgun sequence includes these proteins:
- the IGSF9 gene encoding protein turtle homolog A isoform X7 codes for MVGCRSLALLSLLVCQGANGRGTPEVKPVVGRAGDGALLGCDLPPPTSRPPLHVIEWRRLGFLLPIFIQFGLYAPRVDPEYLGRVQLQRGASLYIEGLRAEDQGWYECRVLFLDRPSPDEAANGSWVHLTVNSPPRFLETPPRVLEVRELEPLTLHCVARGSPQPQVTWMLGGQDLGQGQGHVQVQNGTLRIPQVRRGSAGAYTCRASSPEGSAAHTTQLLVLGPPLIVVPPENRTVNASRDVSLACRAEAYPANLTYSWFHDGTNVFHPSRLQARVRILVDGSLWLRAVQPEDGGRYTCVPSNGLPPPPSASAFLTVLYPAQVTAMPPETPLPIGMPGVIRCPARANPPLLFVSWTKDGQVLRLDKFPGWSQDPEGSLVVMVGNEDALGEYSCTPYNRLGTAGPSAITRVLLKAPPAFTERPLEEYFQEVGRELLIPCSARGDPPPAVTWAKVGRGMQAHVDGNNSLILRPLTKEANGLWECSASNAVARVTVSTTIYVLGTSPHAVTNVSVSPVPRGANVSWEPGFDGGSPQRFSVWYTQLARRPERAHHDWVSLAVPVGTAHLLVGGLQPHAPYQFSVLAQNQRGSGPFSEIVLAVPAGLPATPTAPRPPPTAALQPLSPPRRLVATRTPRGVLLHWEPPEQVPERLDGYILEGRPGSQGWEVLDPAVVGTDRQLLVPGLIKDVLYEFRLMALAGGHVSGPSNTANVSTSGLEVYPSRTQLPGLLPQPVLAGVLGGVLFLTVAVLVSTLAACLMNRRRAARHHRKRLRQGPPLIFSPPRKAAAHSDPHPATPDSVTKLKLQASPVPSLRQSLLWGESPGAPSPAPDPPPSRGHLPLEPISRGPDGRFVMAPEAGAPQERLGSGQGPPPARPCDCSSSSPSGQPRPLCISDISPVGPPPRDPPAALLQYLSLPFFREMNVDRDWPPLGEPAPKRTPDYMDTRPCPRSSLPPSLDSPVALPGAAPEPPSGALAEWTLRERLLSSVLPAAPRGSLASQSSGRGSASFLRPPSTAPSAGGSYLSPPPGDTGSWASGPERWSRREQVLTVCKRRNTSVDENYEWDSEFPGDLELQEPVSWGSAVPRLPLEAEPEQGESALASPPGPRDPAQRPGRSPPLPRVAPFAGAKTPERGCLPHAARAPGPEARCAALREEFLAFRRRRDAARTRLLACRQPAPHPEQATLL; via the exons GGCGGGTCCAGCTGCAGAGAGGGGCCTCTCTCTACATTGAGGGGCTCCGGGCTGAGGACCAGGGCTGGTACGAGTGCCGGGTGCTGTTCCTGGACCGGCCAAGCCCGGACGAGGCGGCCAACGGCTCCTGGGTGCACCTCACCGTGAACT CACCCCCTCGGTTCTTGGAGACGCCCCCCAGGGTGCTGGAGGTGCGGGAGCTGGAGCCCCTGACGCTGCACTGCGTGGCCCGTGGCAGCCCCCAGCCTCAGGTCACCTGGATGCTTGGAGGACAGGACCTGGGCCAGGGTCAGGGCCACGTGCAG GTGCAGAACGGGACGCTGCGGATCCCGCAGGTGCGACGGGGCAGCGCCGGCGCCTACACGTGCCGGGCCTCCAGCCCCGAGGGCAGCGCCGCCCACACCACTCAGCTGCTGGtgttag GGCCCCCCCTCATCGTGGTGCCCCCCGAGAACCGCACGGTTAATGCCTCCCGAGATGTGTCCCTGGCCTGCCGGGCCGAGGCTTACCCGGCCAACCTCACCTACAGCTGGTTCCACGATGGCACCAACGTCTTCCACCCCAG CCGCCTGCAGGCCCGAGTGCGGATCCTGGTGGACGGCAGCCTGTGGCTGCGAGCAGTGCAGCCCGAGGACGGCGGCCGCTACACCTGCGTGCCCAGCAACGGCCTCCCCCCGCCGCCCTCGGCCTCCGCCTTCCTCACCGTCCTCT acCCAGCGCAGGTGACCGCGATGCCTCCGGAGACGCCCCTGCCCATCGGGATGCCCGGCGTGATCCGCTGCCCGGCCAGGGCCAACCCACCACTGCTCTTTGTCAGCTGGACCAAGGACGGGCAGGTCCTGCGGCTGGACAAG TTCCCCGGCTGGTCGCAGGACCCTGAAGGCTCGCTCGTGGTCATGGTGGGGAATGAGGACGCTCTGGGGGAGTACTCCTGCACCCCCTACAACCGGCTGGGCACCGCTGGGCCCTCGGCCATCACCCGCGTGCTCCTCaag GCGCCCCCGGCTTTCACCGAGAGGCCCCTGGAGGAATATTTCCAGGAAGTGGGACGGGAGCTGCTCATTCCCTGCTCAGCCCGCGGAGACCCGCCCCCTGCCGTCACCTGGGCCAAG GTGGGCAGGGGGATGCAGGCCCACGTGGACGGCAACAACAGCCTCATCCTGCGGCCGCTGACCAAGGAGGCGAATGGCCTCTGGGAGTGCTCGGCCAGCAATGCCGTGGCCCGGGTAACCGTGTCCACCACCATCTATGTGCTAG gCACCAGCCCCCATGCTGTCACCAACGTGTCCGTGTCGCCTGTGCCCCGGGGTGCGAATGTCTCCTGGGAGCCGGGGTTCGATGGCGGCTCCCCGCAGAGGTTCAGTGTCTGGTACACCCAGCT AGCCAGACGTCCTGAGCGCGCACACCACGACTGGGTGTCCCTGGCGGTGCCCGTGGGGACGGCACACCTGCTCGTGGGGGGGCTGCAGCCACACGCTCCATACCAGTTCAGTGTCCTGGCCCAGAACCAGCGGGGCAGCGGGCCCTTCAGCGAGATCGTGCTGGCTGTGCCTGCAG GGCTTCCGGCCACACCCACGGCCCCCAGGCCGCCTCCCACAGCCGCGCTGcagcccctgtccccaccccgaCGCCTGGTGGCCACCAGGACACCCCGGGGGGTCCTCCTGCACTGGGAGCCCCCAGAACAGGTTCCTGAGAGGCTGGACGGCTACATCCTGGAGGGCCGGCCGGGCTCCCAGGGCTGGGAGGTGCTGGACCCCGCCGTGGTCGGCACAGACAGGCAGCTGCTGGTGCCAGGGCTCATCAAG gatGTTCTCTACGAGTTCCGCCTGATGGCCTTGGCGGGAGGCCACGTCAGCGGCCCCAGCAACACGGCCAACGTGTCCACTTCTG GCCTGGAGGTGTACCCGTCACGCACGCAGCTGCCCGGCCTCCTGCCGCAGCCCGTGCTGGCCGGCGTGCTGGGCGGGGTCCTCTTCCTGACCGTCGCTGTCCTCGTGAGCACCCTCGCCGCCTGCCTTATGAACCGGCGCCGCGCTGCGCGCCACCACCGCAAGCGCCTGCGCCAAG GTCCCCCGCTCATCTTCTCTCCGCCCCGGAAGGCGGCCGCACA CTCCGACCCCCACCCGGCCACTCCAGACAGCGTGACCAAGCTCAAGCTCCAGGCCTCGCCGGTGCCCAGCCTGCGCCAGAGCCTGCTCTGGGGGGAGTCcccgggggcccccagccccgctccgGACCCCCCTCCAAGCCGGGGACACTTGCCCTTGGAGCCCATTTCCCGGGGGCCGGATGGGCGCTTTGTGATGGCCCCCGAGGCGGGGGCCCCCCAGGAAAGGCTGGGGTCCGGCCAGGGGCCGCCTCCTGCCAGGCCCTGTgactgcagcagcagcagccccagcgGGCAGCCGCGGCCACTCTGTATCTCGGACATCAGCCCGGTGGGGCCGCCCCCTCGGGACCCGCCTGCAGCGCTGCTCCAGTACCTCAGCCTGCCCTTCTTCCGCGAGATGAACGTGGACAGAGACTGGCCCCCCTTGGGGGAGCCCGCCCCCAAGCGGACCCCGGATTACATGGAcacccggccctgcccccgcTCGTCTCTGCCCCCTTCCTTGGACTCCCCTGTGGCATTGCCAGGGGCCGCCCCTGAGCCCCCCTCGGGGGCGCTTGCTGAGTGGACGCTGCGGGAGCGGCTGCTTTCCAGCGTCCTCCCTGCCGCTCCCCGGGGCAGCCTGGCTAGCCAGAGCAGCGGCCGGGGCAGCGCCTCCTTCCTGCGCCCCCCCTCCACCGCCCCCTCTGCAGGGGGCAGCTACCTCAGTCCCCCTCCTGGAGACACGGGCAGCTGGGCCAGCGGCCCGGAGAGGTGGTCTCGGAGGGAGCAGGTGCTGACCGTGTGCAAGAG gaggAACACGTCTGTGGACGAGAACTATGAGTGGGACTCAGAGTTCCCTGGGGACCTAGAACTGCAGGAGCCCGTGTCCTGGGGCTCTGCTGTCCCCCGGCTGCCCCTTGAGGCAGAACCTGAGCAGGGTGAGAGCGCCCTGGCCTCCCCGCCCGGTCCCCGGGACCCAGCCCAGCGTCCTGGGCGCTCTCCCCCACTCCCGCGTGTGGCCCCCTTTGCAGGTGCAAAGACCCCGGAGCGGGGCTGCCTCCCGCACGCCGCGCGAGCCCCCGGGCCCGAGGCTCGCTGCGCTGCCCTCCGGGAGGAGTTCCTGGCCTTCCGCCGCCGCCGCGATGCAGCCAGGACCCGCCTGCTGGCCTGCAGACAGCCGGCCCCGCACCCGGAACAGGCCACTCTGCTGTGA